CCAGTCTGCCACCCATTCCGGCGCATTGCGCAGAAAGGCCGTCGTGCCATAGGCGTCCGGCAGTACGATCAGCAGATTGCCGCCATAGAGCCGGTTCCAGTCTTTCAGAACCTGATAGGGCGCAGCCCGCAGCTCTTCATCACTGTTAGCCAAGGCCGCCATGACCATGGGGAGTTCATGGGCATTCGTTCCCACCGCTTCCAGATCGGAATCCATGGCCAGAAGGACGTTGCTGGTACCGGTAAAAGCAGGCCCCACGCCTTCCTTCAACGCTTCCACGCACCAGCGCTGCCAGAGAAAGCTATGGCGGCGACGGGTACCGAAGTCGGAAATCCGCAGGCCCGGAAGCGAACGCAGGCGCTCTACCTTTTCCCACATGCGGGCCTTGGCGCGGGCATAGAGAACATCCAGCGTGAAGAGGCCTAATGACCGGATCGCTGCCCGTGAACGCAGTTCGTTGATGATCGCAAGCGCCGGGATCTCCCACATGGTAGTATCCACCCAGCGACCATGGAAGGTCAGTTCATACTGACCGTCGCGCTTGGAAAGCTCGTATTCAGGCAATTGATAATTGGCAAGGAAGGCGAGAAAATCCGGCTCGAAAATCTGCGACTTGCCATAGAAGCTGTTACCGGCCAGCCAGATCGCTTCCTTTTTT
The window above is part of the Rhizobium rhizoryzae genome. Proteins encoded here:
- the pncB gene encoding nicotinate phosphoribosyltransferase is translated as MATKTDIAKRVYNHTWKLDPIVRSLIDTDFYKLLMLQMIWKLYPQVDVTFSLINRTKRVRLADEIDEGELRAQLDHARTLRLSKKEAIWLAGNSFYGKSQIFEPDFLAFLANYQLPEYELSKRDGQYELTFHGRWVDTTMWEIPALAIINELRSRAAIRSLGLFTLDVLYARAKARMWEKVERLRSLPGLRISDFGTRRRHSFLWQRWCVEALKEGVGPAFTGTSNVLLAMDSDLEAVGTNAHELPMVMAALANSDEELRAAPYQVLKDWNRLYGGNLLIVLPDAYGTTAFLRNAPEWVADWTGFRPDSAPPIEGGEKIIEWWKKMGRDPRQKLLIFSDGLDVDAIIDTYQHFQGKVRMSFGWGTNLTNDFAGCAPEDIAGLKPISIVCKVSEANGRPAVKLSDNPLKATGDPSEVERYLKFFGQEDLVEHEIFV